The genome window ACTCATCGGCCAAGAACCCGTACCTGCTGAAGAACGATATCATCCCGCTCTGCGTGGGCTGCCACAAGACCGACCGGCCCATGTTCGCCAAGAAGCACATGAACTATCCGGTGGCCAATGCCCGCTGCACCGGGTGCCATGACCCCCACGGCTCAGACAACCCGGGCATCCTCTACAACACGGTCCACAAGCCGGTGGCAACCCGCATGTGCAACCAGTGCCACGAGGAGGCCACCTCGCCGAACCCGCTGGCCACCAAGAAGACCGGCACCGATCTGTGCCGCGGCTGCCATAACGACATGGTCAACACCACCTTCGGGCTGAACCGGGTCCACGGCCCGCTGCTGAGCAAGCAGGGCTGCCTCAGTTGCCACAACCCCCACGCGGGCAAGCAGAAGGGCATCCTGCGCCAGCCCATGGCCGTGCTCTGCAACAGTTGCCACGTGGACAACATGAAGCGTCAGGAAAAGGTGGCATCGCCCCACGAGCCGGTCAAGAACGGCCAGTGCACGGCGTGCCACGACCCCCACTCATCCAACTACCTCTTCCTGACCAGGAAGTCGCTGGATATCGAACTCTGCGCCGACTGCCACGACTGGGCGCACCACTCGACCCACCCCATCGGCGAGAAGTTCCGGGATCCGCGCAACAAGAACATCCCGATCCTGTGCGTGAGCTGCCACGACGCCCACGGGACCGAGTTCAAGAAGATGCTCTACTATCCCAAGACCAGCGACCTCTGCGTCCAGTGCCACGAACAGTACAAGAGGTGATTCCATGGCAAAAACGATCATAACCATGCTTGCCCTTGCAGGAGCGCTCGCATCGCCGGCCCTGGGCGCCGACGCCATCAAGCTCAAGCACTTGACTACCGAGTTCAACGATGAGAAGGGGGGGACCATGAAGGCCCCCGAGGGGATAGCCTGCGGCAAGAGGCACCTGGTGGTTTCCGACACCGGCGGCGGACGGCTGCTGAGCTACAGCATCGAGAACGGCTCGGTGCGCGGCGGCACCGAGATCAAGGCAGAGCAGGTGCCGTACCCCACCAAGGTGCAGTTGACCTCCAAGGGGGACATCCTGGTCATCGACGGTAAGCTCCGCCGCATCGCCCACTTCTCGCCCGAGGGGAGCTTTGCCGGCTACCTGGATCTGAAGGGGGTTCCGGCGCCGGCCGCCATCGCCCCCCGCGGCATCCGCGTGGACGACAAGGACAACATCCATATCCTCGACATCTTCGGGGCGCGGGTCATCGTCACCGATGCGGCCGGCACCTTCCAGTCGCAGATGCCGTTCCCCGAGGGGTATCGCTTCATCTCAGACCTGGCGGTCAGCGCCGGCGGGACCACGCTTCTCCTGGACAGCGTGGCGTCCAGGGTCTATGCGGCCGCCCGCGGCGAAACCGCCTTCAAGCCCCAGACCGACGGGATGAAGGAGTATCTCCAGTTCCCCTCCAGCATTGCCACCGACAAGCAGGGGAAGATCTTCATCCTCGACCAGACCGGCAATGCCGTCGTCACCCTCGGCCAGGACGGCTCCTTCCAGGGCCGTCAGCTCAACATGGGCTGGAAGAACTCGTTCCTCCACTATCCGTCGCAACTCTGCATCAGCGAGGAGAACGACATCGACGTGGTGATCGCCGACAGGAACAATAACCGCATCCAGGTGTTCAGAGTGGTAAGATAGTTGCTAATGAAATAACAAAGCCCTCCACACGACAAGGCGGGAAGGCTCCTTTCAATTGGCCCGGAGATTTATTCTCCGGGCATTTTTTTTGTACGGCGAGCAATATCAGGCGGTTGGCGGCGCCGGTGGGGCGGCCGGGCGGGGGCAGCACGGATACGGGCCTGTTTCATGAGATACAGTTCTGTTACGTACACTTGTGTAACATGTGACACTTGATTAATGATATTCTTGGGTTACGTTAATGTTGTTCCGGGCGCGGAGGCGGCAGCGAAAAAAAAGAGGGAACACGTCAGGCGGGCAACACGGGATACGAGGAGCCTGCCGGACATGGGAGATCATAGCGGAAATTCGGCTGGGCAAGGACAGGTTTCGTTGATTTTTGGAGCCACTAGTTGTTCTATTGACCGATAACGCGGCGGGATATGGACCACCCGACCGGATTCGCAGCCGATCCGCCCTGAAAAACTATTGCGGGGCCGGTCTGTGGTGCTGACTCGGCCATACGGCCTCGTCCTTCGGGCAGCTTTGGCTGTCCAATGTGCTCCGCACATGGTGCCGTTCGCTCAAAAGCTCAACGTACCGATGGGTATGCCTCGCCTTTTCGCTCTCGTGCGCCGGGCATCCCGGCCTCCTCATAACGTTTTGCAACAGCCTGCTGAGTCCGACAGGCGTCCTAGACGCCATGTCTGGGGAGGACGATGGTGAAGGTCGTTCCTGCCCCGGCGCTGCTTTCCACGCTGATCCTGCCGTGGTGCTCCTCGACGATGCGCTGGGTGATGGAGAGCCCCAGGCCGGTGCCCGCCCCCTTGCGGGTGAAGAAGGGCTCGAAGATGAGGGGCAGGTCGTCTCCGGCGATGCCGGGGCCGGTGTCGGCAACCGTTATCACGGCAGTGTCGCCGTCAACGCCGGTGGCCACCCGGACCGACCCGCCATCGGGCATGGCCTCCAGGGCGTTTTTCACCAGGTTCAGGAGGGCCTGCCGCACCTTTTCCACGTCGATGCGGAACACCGGCACGTCGCCGGGCTCGAAGCCGAGCGCCACGTTCCGGCTCTCGCACTCCCGGCGCAGGAGCAGGAGCGTATCCTGGATGACGCGGTTCAGGTCGGCCTCCCGCAGGAATGCCTTGGGCGGGGATGAGAAGTTGAGCAGCCCGGCCACGAGCCGCTCCACCCGCTCGATCTCCTGGAGCGCCTTGCCCATCATTGCCTGGCTTTCGGGGTCGAGCCCGGCCCGGTCGTGGAGGTCGTCCAGGAGCAGCGACACCCCCGTGAGCGGGTTGCGCACCTCGTGGGCGATGCCGGCGGCCAGCTTGCCCAGGGAGGCCAGCCGGTCCAGCCGCGTCATCTCCTCCCGGAAGCTCTCCTTCTCGGTCTCGTCCCGGATGGTGACGGTGAGCCCGCCGGAGCGGTCGGCATAGATGGGGAAGAAGCCCACCTCGAAATGCCGCTCCTTGCCGTCGGCCCCGAGCACGAGCGGCTCGCGTCCGTACTCGCGCCGGCCGGCCAGGGCAGCGGCGATCCGGCCGGTCATGTCGCTCCATTGGCTGAACACCTTCTGGTAGGGGGCGCCGATGACCGCTGCCGGCCCCAGCAGGCGCGTGCCGGTGCCATTGATGGAGGTGAGCAGCCCCTCGGGCGACAGCGTCATGATGGCACTGGAGATGCTTTCCAGAACGCTTTCCTTGAAGTTGCGCTCATCCATCATGTGCCGCCGCGATTCCTCCAGCTCCTCCAGGGTCTTGAGGAGCCTGTTCTTGCGGAGCTCCAGCTCGTCGGCCATCCGGTTGAAGGTGTCTGCCAGCTCGCCCACTTCGTCGCGCGCGGCCACCTCCACCGTGGCGCCGGATTCGCCCCCCGCCAGCCGCCTGACCCCGTCGGTCAGCAGGGCCAGGGGGCGGGTGACGCCCCGGGAGAGGAGCCAGGCGCAGATGACCACCATCAGGGACGTGGCGGCCACGATGATGGCCGAGAGCCGCAGGTGTTCCCTGAGCTGGAGGTTGATGACCGCGGCGCCGGCCCGGGCCGTTTCGTGGAACTGGTCCGCCTGGAAGCCGATGGTTACCCCCCCGAAGATGCCGTGGCGCTTGTAGTCGCCGGTGGAGTAGGGGATCGGCGCGAAGGCCATGATCTTCTTGGCCCCCCCCACGTTGGTGATGTCCACGTAGCCCGACTGGCGCTCCCGCACCAGTTGGGCCACCCGGGGGTAGTTGGGGTGAATGAAGCCGGCGTGGTCCAGGTTGAAGGGGATGCGGCCCGCCTCGACGTCGGCGGGGGGGGAGTTCTTCGTGTAGGGGGGGACCAGGATGCCGTCGGCGTCCACCCCCCGGATGTCCCAGAACTTGGGATGGGTGATGATCCATCCTTCGTCGTCGAAGATGAAGGCGTAGTTGCCGCTGCGGTAGGAGGGGAAGACCACAGCCCGGTTCTGGCCGGGGCTGATGTGCTGGGAGAATTCCATCAGAAGGCGGTGGTCGAGGGACAGGACCATGACCCCGTCGAACCGGCCCCGCTTGTCGAACAGCGGGGTGGCGAAACGGATCACGCCCCGGAATTCCCTTCCGCCGTAGGCGTCCTCCGGTTCCCGGGCGCCGGCCAGTTGCTCGTCTTTGCCCACGTGGAAGCCGGTGACGTGCGTCACGATGATTTCGCCCCGTTTCAACTGTCGGGCGCGCTGGAAGTAATCCTCCCGCAGGAACTCGGTCCGGGCGGGATCTGCCACGGTGCGCAGCCCGCTTTCGGGCACGATGGACCCTTCGCGGATCACCAGGGTTTCCCGGCCGTGGGCATCGATCACGGCCAGGGAGGCGTAGCGCGGGATCGACTCCCGCACCTCCCGGGGGGCCGCGGCGGTGCCGTCCCGCCGCCAGACCTCGCCGTGGCGGCTCTCGTAGAAGGCGGTCAGGATCCCGGGGGTGCGGGGGAGGGTGACGCAGAGCTTCAGATCGGCCTCGCAGTCCTGCAGGAAGCCGGCTATGCCCTCGGCCACCTGCTCGGCCCGCAGGCGCAGGCTTTCGGATGCCTGCCGGTCCGCGGCATCGGCGATCCGGTCGGCAAGGGTTTCCCGCACGTTGCCCAGGTTCAGGGCCAGGATGGCCGAAGAGACCAGCAGCGGCACCAGCGACAGGGTCAGCATGGCCAGCAGGATCTTCTGGAACAGGGAGAGCCGGTTCACCTTCGGCCTCCGGCCATGCGCGAGCTCTCGGGGCAGCGGCGCAGCAGCCACATGAAGATGGGCCCCGTGAGTGCGCCCGCGCCGGCCGTGGCAAAGGCGATCCCCCACTCGCCGCTCACCCCGGGCAAGGGCTCCCACCCCCGGCAGAGATCCAGCGCCCAGCCGAACACCGTGGGCGAGATCATGCCCAGCGAGTAGCCCACCAGCGACTGGAGCCCCATGGCCGCCCCCAGGTAGCCGGGGGCCACCAGCTCCGTGAGGCCGGTGGAGAAAACCGGCGACTCGGCCACGATGAGATAGCCGTAGGCCAGCCCCACGGCCACGGCCAGGTACGGAGAGACGTTGACCAGCCAGCCGAAGAGGAAGGACAAGGAGCGCTGCCGAGCATGACCAGGGTGATGGTCCGGGTCCGGCCCAGCCGGTCCGAGAGGGTGCCGGTGATGGCCGTGGAAAAGGTGCCGATGCCGACGATGGCTGCCGCCGCGGTGGCAGCCCAGCCGGTGGCCGCCCCCTGGTCGATCCCCTGCCGCACCAGCGACGCCGTAAAGAACGGCGCCAGCCAGCTCCGCATGCCGTACATCTCCCACATGTGCGAGCCGTAGCCCAGAATCATGAGAAACGCCGGCTTGTTGCGCACGATTTCCTTCTGGAAGGTCTGGTCTGATGTCACGTGCCGGACCGGCTCGTATCCCCGGAAGACGATCAGGGAGAGCCCCGCGCCCAGGTAGACCCCGGCCGAGCAGACGAGAATCGCAACCCGCCAGCCCGCCACCGAAGCCACGGCCCCGGTCAACGCCAGCGACAGGGATGCCCCCAGCACCAGCGCCCCCACGTAGATCCCCACGGCACGCCCCCGCTTGGACGGCTCGAACCGCTCCGCCACCAGCTTCAGCCCCGGCATGTAGGTGCCCCCCATGCCGATGCCGGTCAGGGCGCGTAGGACCATGGCGGAGGCGTAGTCATGGGCGTAGAGGCCGAACAGGAGGTTCGCCGTTCCCGACCAGAGGGCCGCGCCGATGAAGATCCGCTTGGTGTTGAGCCGGTCGGTGAGGGCCGACAGGATCACCCCCGACGCGATGTAGCCCAGTTGGTAGACGGAAAAGACCGACCCCGCCATGGTGTTGTTCATCCCCCATTCGGCCTTGAGCAGCGGGAGCACGGCCGAGTAGTTGATGAACACCAGCATGATGAATATCTGCGCCAGGCAGAGTATGAGAAGCCAGCGTGCCTTGTCGGACATGGGGCGTTCCGGGATCGTGGTTGACTGTTGTTTTCAGGTTTAATGAATACGAAAAGTATAGCCAGTTTGATTCACCGGGACAACGGATTTGACCGGTGATCACAAAAAAGAAGGCCCCGCCGGAACGGGGCCTTCACTGGTGCTGGATACGTCCGTGCGGACTGCTTGGTTAACGCATGCCGCGCGGGGTGGAGGGGGTGAAGCCGAGGAAGTCGGCCCAGCCGCGCATGAAGCTCTCCATGAAGTCGCTGCGGGGAACCGGCTGCGCCGCGGCGGTGGCCGGGGTGGCGGCCTTTGCCGGTTTCAGGGCCAGGGAGACGAGGGCACCCACCGTGAGCAGCGCGCCGGCCAGGATGAAGGAGGCGTTGAAGCTGCCGGTCTGGGTGTTCAGCATCTCGGAGGCGCGTCCCATCACGAAGCCGCCCACGCCCCAGGCGGTGAAGAGAATACCGTAGTTGAGGCCGTAGTTCTTGAGTCCCCAGTAATCCTTGCTGAAGGAGGGGAACAGGGCCAGGTTGGCGCCGTAGTTGAAGCCCATGAAGGTTGCCAGCAGCACCACGAGGACGGCGTTGGGATGACCGGCGCTCACGACCGGGATGGCTGCGAACATGAGAACCGCCTGGAACACGAACATGATGAGCAGCGTCGCCATGCGGCCGATCCTGTCGGAGAGGACGCCCGCCACGACCCGGCCGCCCGCGTTGCCCAGGGCCATGATCGCCACTGCCAGGAACGCCATGCTTCCCATGCTCTTCTTGGCGATGCCGGCCACGCTGCCGATGACCATGAGTCCGGCGCCGGCGCCGATGAAGTAGGTGATCCAGAGGATGTAGAACTTGCCGGAACGGAGCATCTCGGAGGCCGTGGCATTGACCGCCGGCTTGGCCGGGGCTGCCTTGGCCGCGCCCTCGGCCTTGGGAACGTCGGCAGGCACGTAGCCGGCCGGCGGGTTGACCAGGAAGAAGGAGAGGCCGCAGACGATGACCGCGAAGGCGGCGGCGTAGATCAGCATGGCCTGTTGGATGCCCACGGTGCCCAGGAGATAGCTGGAAACCGGAGCGATGTAGACCGGGGCGAGGCCGAAGCCGGCCACCACGATCCCGGCGATGAGGCCGGTCTTGGAGGAGGGGAACCACTTGAGGGCCGGGGGCGTGGCAGCGGAGTAGCCGAAGCCGAAGCCCGCGCCGGCCAGGATGCCGAAGCCCATGACCCATGCCATGTAGGCATTGCTCTGGGAGAGGAGGGTGAAGCCGATGCCCACCAGCAGGCCGCCGATGAGGGCGGTGCGGGCCGGGCCGATCTTGTCCTGGCACTTGCCGGCAAGGATCATGGCAAAGGCGAAGGTCAGGCAGCAGACCGCGTAGGGGTCGTTGATGGAAGCCAGGTTCCAGTCGAAAGCCCCCGGGCCCCCCTTCTCGATGGACGTCTTGATGGCGCCCTTGAAGATACTCCATGCGTAGAGAACGCCGAGTGCCAGGTTGATCCCGGTGCCGGCGAGGGCTACTTGCCACCCCTTGTTTTTGACCTGTTCCGACATCGCGCTACCTCCTTATGAACGAGTTCAGACTCTGTGGACGAACGAAGTGCGTTTGTTTCAGATAGAGCAACTTGCATACCATTGTTATAAAATTCTGTTTATTTTAAAAATCGTTTTAAAAACAATATGTTGTAATGATATGAAAATGTGTGGAACATTGCGAAGAGCTGGGGAGATTTTGCATAACTGCAAATTCAGTTATACCTGTTTGGAGCCGTTGGCCGGCGGCACGGGGGGTGGGGTGAGAAATTACGGCTCTAAAATCAGGGGGTTGGAGTTGTGTGCCGCACCGGCGCGATGGAGTTTGCAGAAATGCGAGGGGCAACGGTCACGTGCGAGGATGCGAAAAGGGGGAGGCGTCCGAGGAGGGGCTTACCCCACCTCGGCATATTCGCGCTCCCGGAACTCGACGCCCAGGGACTCGGCCAGGGCGCGCACGGCGGCCACGTCGATGCCCGGCACGGTGACGGCCGTGGCCACCACCGTGGGGATGTACTGCCGGGCCTCCTCCAGGAACCGGCAGATGCCGGTGAAGCCGTTGGTGCCGAAGGGGGTGTTGCAGATGCGGGCGTAGGTGTCGGCGTCGGCGGCGTTGAGGCTCACGGAGATGCAGTCCACCAGGCCCTGCAGTTCGGGCAGGACGTTGCGGCCGTGGACCAGGTTCGCCTGGCCGTCGGTGTTGATGCGGATGCGGAAGCCGCGTTTCTTCAGTTCCCGCGCCACTTCCACGATCAGGTCGATACGGAGCATGGGCTCGCCGAAGCCGCAGAAGACGATTTCATCCACCGGCCCCGGCTCGCCCACGGCGGCCAGCACCTCGGTGCTGTCCGGCTCGTGGTCCAGCCGGAGGTGATGCCCTTTCACCGTGTAGTCGTCGAACTTGGCGCAGAAGGAACAGCGGTTGGAGCAGCGGTTGGTGATGTTCAGGTAGAGGGAGTTCCTGATCCGGTAGGC of Geobacter anodireducens contains these proteins:
- a CDS encoding cytochrome C yields the protein MHAYRTYLYTLCAVLVILGASFALAQDNALKFKLKPDATGKLCFNCHAAFKEKMSKPFVHTPLKKGECTGCHNPHTSTHGKLLSADNGGVCYRCHSSVVPSGARSVHKVVGEGSCMKCHDPHSAPNKENLLKGGNELCFECHKEMGATLSKVKYRHMPVAQGCLNCHDPHSSAKNPYLLKNDIIPLCVGCHKTDRPMFAKKHMNYPVANARCTGCHDPHGSDNPGILYNTVHKPVATRMCNQCHEEATSPNPLATKKTGTDLCRGCHNDMVNTTFGLNRVHGPLLSKQGCLSCHNPHAGKQKGILRQPMAVLCNSCHVDNMKRQEKVASPHEPVKNGQCTACHDPHSSNYLFLTRKSLDIELCADCHDWAHHSTHPIGEKFRDPRNKNIPILCVSCHDAHGTEFKKMLYYPKTSDLCVQCHEQYKR
- a CDS encoding histidine kinase, translating into MNRLSLFQKILLAMLTLSLVPLLVSSAILALNLGNVRETLADRIADAADRQASESLRLRAEQVAEGIAGFLQDCEADLKLCVTLPRTPGILTAFYESRHGEVWRRDGTAAAPREVRESIPRYASLAVIDAHGRETLVIREGSIVPESGLRTVADPARTEFLREDYFQRARQLKRGEIIVTHVTGFHVGKDEQLAGAREPEDAYGGREFRGVIRFATPLFDKRGRFDGVMVLSLDHRLLMEFSQHISPGQNRAVVFPSYRSGNYAFIFDDEGWIITHPKFWDIRGVDADGILVPPYTKNSPPADVEAGRIPFNLDHAGFIHPNYPRVAQLVRERQSGYVDITNVGGAKKIMAFAPIPYSTGDYKRHGIFGGVTIGFQADQFHETARAGAAVINLQLREHLRLSAIIVAATSLMVVICAWLLSRGVTRPLALLTDGVRRLAGGESGATVEVAARDEVGELADTFNRMADELELRKNRLLKTLEELEESRRHMMDERNFKESVLESISSAIMTLSPEGLLTSINGTGTRLLGPAAVIGAPYQKVFSQWSDMTGRIAAALAGRREYGREPLVLGADGKERHFEVGFFPIYADRSGGLTVTIRDETEKESFREEMTRLDRLASLGKLAAGIAHEVRNPLTGVSLLLDDLHDRAGLDPESQAMMGKALQEIERVERLVAGLLNFSSPPKAFLREADLNRVIQDTLLLLRRECESRNVALGFEPGDVPVFRIDVEKVRQALLNLVKNALEAMPDGGSVRVATGVDGDTAVITVADTGPGIAGDDLPLIFEPFFTRKGAGTGLGLSITQRIVEEHHGRISVESSAGAGTTFTIVLPRHGV
- a CDS encoding MFS transporter, which gives rise to MSEQVKNKGWQVALAGTGINLALGVLYAWSIFKGAIKTSIEKGGPGAFDWNLASINDPYAVCCLTFAFAMILAGKCQDKIGPARTALIGGLLVGIGFTLLSQSNAYMAWVMGFGILAGAGFGFGYSAATPPALKWFPSSKTGLIAGIVVAGFGLAPVYIAPVSSYLLGTVGIQQAMLIYAAAFAVIVCGLSFFLVNPPAGYVPADVPKAEGAAKAAPAKPAVNATASEMLRSGKFYILWITYFIGAGAGLMVIGSVAGIAKKSMGSMAFLAVAIMALGNAGGRVVAGVLSDRIGRMATLLIMFVFQAVLMFAAIPVVSAGHPNAVLVVLLATFMGFNYGANLALFPSFSKDYWGLKNYGLNYGILFTAWGVGGFVMGRASEMLNTQTGSFNASFILAGALLTVGALVSLALKPAKAATPATAAAQPVPRSDFMESFMRGWADFLGFTPSTPRGMR